GCAAACCTTCGCTCTTACAAAGAGCTAATTACTTTCAACAGACGACACCCCTTTCATAAGGCTAGTCCTCCGGTTCTTACCGCAAAGGCGGTAGTGTTATTTGACGCCCACACAGGCACAATACTGTTTAGACAAAACGAGACCCAGCCAAGACAAGTCGCTAGTACCCAAAAGCTTCTTACCGCCCTGATTGTTGCGGAAAATGGCGGTCTAGACAAACCTGTAACCATCAAAAGATCTGATACTATGGAGCCTCCTCTTAAGTTAGGGCTACGGCCTGGGGAAACATATACTCGCCGCACGCTCCTTACCGTAATGTTAATGAAAAGTGCAAACGATGTAGCTGCTGCCCTGGCACGAGATAATGCGGGCAGCGTAGCGGCTTTCGCAGAAAAGATGAATCGGCGTATGGTCGAGTTACACGGTAACACCTCCCACTTTGCCAATCCTAATGGCCTACCACTAAATGGACAGTACTCCACCGCACGAGACATGGCTATTGTTGCAAGAGCCGTGTACGCTTATCCTCTCCTGCGGGCTATTATCAACTGCCGCACCTACCACTTTTACTTTAACGATGGAAAAATTAGATTGCTCTGCAACACCAATCATCTCCTAAAATATGCCTTTTGCAATGGTATGAAAACTGGGTATACCAGGGGCGCTGGCCATTGCCTGATCGCGAGTGGCAAATGGGGGGAAAAAGAGGTAATTGCGGTGATTCTCGGGGTGTCTGTACGCTTGAGGATATGGGGAGAAGCGCAAAGCTTACTAGCCTATGGGCTCGGAATGCGGCCTGAGGAGGTCACTGCTGCACGGCTCGTCTCCCCGTCCAGAACGGGCGTGGCCCGTTCTCCGTTTAAATCCAAAAAGACGTTTGGGAGGGGATAACGTTGCTCGCCATGCTTTTTGGTGTCTTACCTCCCTCTAAATGTAGGGTTAGTGCTAGTGGTAGGCATTAGTTGTTTAAACTAGATGGCAACGAAGCAGAACCAGACGACAGTGCGCTCCCAAGGAAATGCTATTTGGTCCAGTCTAGATGCTCAACAGATGGCTGCTGTAAGAGCTAAAGTAGGGGCTAGTTTGGTAATTGCCGGAGCAGGAAGCGGAAAAACTCGCACCTTGACTCACCGGGTAGCCTGGCTACTGGAGTTGGGGGTTCCAGCAAAAAATATCCTTCTTTTGACATTTACCAACAAAGCGGCGAGAGAGATGCTCGGGCGCGTCACTGCCTTGATTCCACAAGGCAGTGACGGCATTTGGGGAGGGACATTCCATGCCATTGGGAATCGCATCCTGCGCGTCCATGCGGACAGGCTTGGATTTCATCGGGGATTTTCTATCCTTGATCGTGAGGATCAACAGAGGATGATTGCTTCCGTAGTGAAGGAGGAAGGATTACTCGCCACAGGCGAGCATTTCCCGAAAGCAGAAGTACTTTCAGCAATCTTTAGTCTGGCAGTTAATGCCGCGGATCCTATCTCAGCTGTTTTAGCGCGTCACTACCCCTATTTTACTGTTCTGGCAGAACAGATTGGGCACATAGCCACCGTGTTCAAGAGACGCAAGTACGAAGCTAATTCCATGGATTTCGACGATTTGCTCGCTAAACCCCTCGAGCTACTGGAGGCGTACGGAGACATCGCAGAGTTTTACGGGGAAAAATTCTCCCACATCCTGGTGGATGAATACCAGGACATCAATCAACTTCAGTCTAAATTTGTGGAGCGACTAGCTGCTAGACACGGGAATATTATGGCGGTTGGGGATGATGCGCAGTCGATTTACTCTTGGAGAGGGGCACACTTCAAGACCATCCTGGATTTTCCCAAACGCCATCCTAGCGCTTCCGTTTTTCGAATAGAGACCAACCACCGCAGCACCCCAGAGATCCTTTCCGTGGCCAATGTAGTGATCTATGCCAACAAAAACCAGTTCAAAAAAACACTAGTTGCGGCACGCCCCTCTAGGGGAAACAAGCCAACTTTAGCGTCGCTTTCCACAAGTGCTGAACAGGCCTCTTTTGTGGCCGAACGTATCGTCGGTTTCCAGGAAAGCGGCATGTCGCTCAGCGACATAGCCGTCCTATATCGTGCTCATTACCATTCAATGGAGGTCCAACTAGAACTTACTCGTCAAGCCATCCCTTTTTTTATTACGAGTGGACCGCGGTTTTTTGAGCAGACCCACGTCAAGGACATGCTAGCGTTTGTAAGATTTGTAGCAAATTCGAGGGACGAATTTGCCTTCAAACGTATGGTCCAGTTGATTCCAGGCATCGGGATAAGGTCCGCGGCATCTTTCTGGAAAGAGACTGCTACGCTTTTTGGAAGCAGGAACGATTTCTCCCCTCTATTCAAGCTGAAGGTCCCATCAAAATCTAAACGGAGCTGGTCTCATCTGGCTTGTTTCCTGGAAAGATCAAAATCTTTCCTGTCATCTCCTGCTTCCTTAATCGAGGCGGTTCTATCTACCGTCTATGGGGATTACATGAAAGCGCGTTTTTCCGATTGTGACACTAGGCGGGAAGACATTCACACCCTGATAGCATTTGCACGGAACTTCGAGAATTGTGAAGACTTCCTCTCTCAACTTGCCCTGCTTGGAGCCGGAGACGCTACTGACAAGACTCCATCGTCCTATAAACCTGAAAAGGTGACCCTCTCTTCAATCCATCAAGCTAAAGGACTGGAGTGGAAAGTCGTTTTCTTGATTTGGCTGGCGGAAGGCATGTTTCCTAATGCACGCTCCCTGGAAAATCCGGAAGACCTGGAGGAAGAGCGACGGTTGTTTTACGTTGGTATAACGCGCTGTAGAGATGAACTCTATTTCAGTTATCCTAAATTTGGCTTGGGGATTCGCGGTAAAGCCTTTTACTCTCCTTCCCGATTCCTTCGGGGCATCCCGCAATGGATCATAGATCGGCTATAACAATTTTTCTCCACTAAAAGCTTAAAATGAGAGCTAAGGGGTTTAGGGAGAGGCGAGCGCTACGGAGCAAGGCGATCAATTACCCAAACATTCCGAGTATCTTTTCTATACTGTAAGCGATCATGTAGGCGATGTTGTCCACCCTGCCAGAATTCAATTGTTTTCGGGGTTACGCAAAAGCCACCCCAAAAAGGAGGAACAGGAATTTCTCTTTCCCTAAATTTGCTCTCGATGGCTTCCCACTCCCTTTCTAGGAACATCCGGGAGGGGACAATCTGGCTTTGAGGAGATGCCCAGGTGGATAGCTGGCTCTTGCGGGGACGGGAGAGAAAATACTCGGAAGCTTCTGCTGGAGACAATGGCTGGGCCTTTCCAGTAATGATGACTTGGCGTTCTAAGAGTAACCAAGGAAACAACAGTGCAGCAGTCGCGTTCTTTTGCAGCTGGCTGGCCTTACGGCTCTTCAAGTTAGTGAAAAATATAAAGCCGCGTTGGTCTACCCTCTTTAACAAAACAGTCCGGAGGAGTGGGCTGCCATCTAAGTCAACGGTAGCTAGACTCATTGCGGTCGGCTCTGTTATCCTCGCGACGAAAGCCTCGTTAAGCCAGAGGAAAAACTGGTCTATGGGGTCAGGGGGCAGGTCTTTCTTGCGCAATCGTCCAAGACGGTAATCCTTCCGTTCTTCTGTGAAACTCTTTTCCTTCATGATCGGCGTTCTCGGCTATATGGAAAAAGCAATAGATTCTCCAGATTTCCTGGCTGCTCGTCGTAAATCCACCCGTAATAGCGCGTCGGGGGGGGAACCAGGCAATTTTTTGGCTGTTGGAGGAAAAGTAGAACCGAAAAGAGAGGGTCCAGATCTTAACGGGATGGCCGTGATCATCGACAGATTGCTTGGAAGACAGCGCTGAAGTACGATCCATGCAAAGTAAGGTCCAACGAATTAAATTGCTATATCGTAACCCGCTGTTATCTCCTCCCCATGCTCCGCACTAAGCGTCTGTTTTTCACACTCGGTCGCATAAAACAGTGGGCCGAAATGTTTCTCATCTTCTTCCGACATGGAAAAGCATGGGTGCCTGTCGTTCTCCTAGTTTTCTGCTTAGGCGTACCTCCACATGCACGTGGCGCAGAACGCTGCGGGGGACAGCGGTGCACACAAAGAGATAAGCTGGATCCTAAGCTTATTTATTCTGGCTAGAAGGGAAACTGGCCCAGAGTACAAAGTGAATTGTAGCGCCTCTCTATGTCCAGCCAAGTAAGCGTGCATAGACGCTCTAACCCGAAGGCCTCAACGCTGAAGCTGGCTAGGACCGTGCCATAGATAACAGCTAGACGCAACTTTTCGAAAGTAATTCCAGAAGAGTTCTTTTCATTGCAGGCATTGGCAAGGTAGCCTATCATCCTTCCCCCCCGCGAAACTGTCCCCAGCACCGGTGGGATCACGGACCGCTCCTAATGGATATGCTGGACAACTGAAGAGGGAGTTTTTTCCAAGAAGCAAAGCTCCGTGTTCTCCCTTGCTGAGAACTACGAATTCTGGTCCTAGCTCAAGGATAAGATTACCGGCGCGTACTAAGTCTGTCACCCCAGTCAGTTCCCGTGCCTCGTGCTCGTTAAGAATAAGCATATCCGCGTATCTTAGCAAGGACAGCAAAGTTTTCCTGGCCTCTTTTATCCAAAAATCCATGGTATTTGCTGCGATAAAGAGGGGCGATTGCACTTGACCTAGGGTATATTTCTGGAGTTTCGGTGAAACGTTGGCTAGTAACAGTAACACATACGGAGTAGTCTGGTAGACTCTAGGAAGAGTTGGGGGAGAAATCTTGAAGCACGTTTAGCCTCGTAGAAATTGTTGTTCTCCCGTCCATGTTAGTATGGCACACTACGGACTACTGGAAGGTTTTTCCTTTTGCAACCTGCAATCCATCCAGACCAACTGATCTGGAGGCTAGCAAGCTCCAGTATTCTTCTGGGAAATCTTCACCTACAACTCCTACAAGGCGTACTGGGGAAAAAAGCTAGCTGCGATAGTAGAATAAGAAGCCGAACCACCTAGCAGCTTCTGCCTTTCCTGATAGGGCGTCTTGACGTGGTCCATGGCAACAGACCCAAATGACAAGTACAGGTGGCATAGGCCTCTATACTACCCTAGGGTAGCTCGTTAGCAGCCTTTATTATGTCTGCGAACTTACGTGCTTCTAAACTAGCCCTACCTACAAGCACCCCATCAATATCTGGCTGTGAGAGAAACTCGACTACATTGGCAGCGTGAACATTTCCTCCGTATTGGATCGGAATTTTTACGGCGATCGCTGAATCAAAAAGGTGCGTGAGAACGCAACGGATGAAGGTGTGTGACTGCTGTGCCTGTTCCGGGGTCGCGCTCTGTTCCGCACCAATAGCCCAAACAGGCTCGTAAGCAACCACAATGCTTTCTAACTTTGAGGACTCTACTTCTTGTAGAGCAACGCGTAGCTGGTGCTCCAAAACTTCTTTTTCTTTCCCAGCATCTCGTTGCCCCCGAGTTTCTCCGATACAAAGGATGGGACACAGTCTATAGTGCAAAGCCGCGCATACTTTCCTAGCAATTAGAACATCACTTTCCCCAAAAATCTGCCGACGTTCGCTGTGTCCCAAGAGAACATATTGGACAAATAGTTCCCTAAGCATTGTAGGGCTAATCTCTCCAGTATAGGCTCCAGATTCCTCATAAAACATATTTTGTGCAGCAAGACGGATTCTTTGAGAAGCACGAGCGTTAAGCTCAGAAAGTTTTGCTAGCGCCGTAGCAGGAGGAGCAATGAGGATTTCGAATCGGTTGTTTCGTGGAACTTCGGCAGAAAAAGCGCGATAGAAATTCTCAGTTTCTGTCACTGTCATGTACATCTTCCAGTTAGCGGCAATAATTTTCTTGCGCATGAGCTGCCCTATTTTTTATCTGTGAGTGCCTCAATACCAGGTAAATGATTCCCTTCTAGGAGCCTCAAGGAGGCCCCACCCCCCGTGGAAAGAAAAGTCATCTTGTCTCCTAGGTCAAAACTTTTAACCGCGGTAACCGAATCCCCTCCCCCTACTATGGAAACGGACATAGGATTAGCAGCAATTGCTTCTGCAATGGCACGTGTCCCGGAAGAGAATTCCTGGATCTCGAACACGCCTAGAGGACCATTCCATAAAATGGTAGATGCGCGTGCAATTTCTGCAGAGTAAAGAGCCCGAGTTTTTACCCCAATATCCACTCCAATCCAACCGCGAGTAATACCCGTGCTCTGGGAGAAAATGGGGGTATTCCTACACAACGCTCCAGGCCTGACTTTTAGGGTTTCGACAGCATCCAGTGGAAGAAAAAACTCAAGACCCCTTGCCTTCGACAGGGATAGGAGCCTTCTAGCAAGATCGCAATTGTCTGTCCCTAGCAAGCTATTCCCAACTGGTATTCCTTGAGCCTTTAAAAAAGTATAAGCCATGGCTCCACCAATTAAAAATTTGTCTGCTCTTTCTATAAGAGCCCCAATAACACCAATCTTGTCTGATACCTTTGCCCCCCCTAGGAGGACTAGAAAGGGTTTCCTGGGGCTTTTAAGCTGTCCCTGTAAAAAGTGGAGTTCCCTTTCCACAAGCAGACCGGTGGCAGAGACAGGAAGGTGAGCAGCTATACCTACAGTTGAGGCATGGGCACGGTGAGTAGCGCCAAAGGCATCATTAACATAGATCTCCCCGAGCTGAGCAAGCTCTGCAGAAAATATAGAATCATTTGTTTCCTCTCCAGGATGGAAACGGACATTCTCCAGGAGGAGAATGTCACCATCTTTTAGTGCAAGCACCGCTGCCCTAGCAAGTGGACCCACACATTCTGGACAAAAGAAGACGTTCCTGCCACCATTACCGAGTAGTCTCTGAAGATGTTTAAATACCGGCCTAAGAGATAACTTCGCGACCGGCTTACCCTCAGGACGCCCAAGATGGGATAGCAAAACGACGCGCGCCCCCCTCTTTCTCAGAAAGAGCAGAGTCGGCAAGCTTTCTACAACGCGTGTGTCATCAACAAGGCAGGAATCCTCGATGGGTACATTAAAGTCTGCACGAACCAGCACATGTTTCCCGCAAACTTCGAGGTCTCGCAGAGAAAGTTTAGTAGCCACCAGAGTTCACACCACCAATATGCCGCAGTAAGTCCACACACCGATTTGAATAACCCCACTCGTTATCGTACCAGCTGACGAGCTTAAAGAATCTACTATTTAGCTCGATACCAGATCCAGCATCAAAAATGCTGGAGCGAGTGTCATGAACGAAATCGCTGCTGACTACTTCGTCACTAGTAGTAGCCAGGACGCCACTCAAGTAGGTTTTACTAGCCCTTTCCATGGCGGCGCAAATCTCTCGATAACTAGTCTCCCTGGCTGTACGTACGGTGAGATCAACTACAGAAACCGTTGGTGTCGGGACACGAAATGCCATACCCGTGAGTTTACCTTGAACCTTTGGAATTACAAAGGCAACAGCCTCCGCTGCCCCGGTAGTGGCTGGGATGATGTTAATTGCTGCTGAGCGCCCCCCTCTCCAATCCCTTCTTGAGGGACTATCCACCGCTTTCTGTGTGGCTGTATAACTATGAACGGTGGTCAGAAAACCCTCCTCCAGTCCTATCTCCTCCTGAAAAAGCACGTGGACCAGTGGGGCGAGGCAATTAGTAGTACAACTGGCATTAGAGATAATGCGGTGTTTTTTGGGATCATATCTTGCGTGGTTGACACCCATCACAATGGTAATATCCTCCCCCTTAGCCGGGGCGGAGATAATTACCCGGCCAGCGCCGGCATCTAGGTGCCCTCTGGCCTGAATAGCTTCCGTAAATAGCCCAGTACTCTCGATAACAATGTCCGCATTGAGGGATTTCCAGGGGATGGCGGAGGGTCCGTCTTGGATGGACAAGCAGGGTATCCTGCAGTCTCCTACGACTAAAACGTCATCATCCCTTGTGAAGGGAGATGATTTTTCACTATATACCTCACCTAAAAACCTCCCCTGCGTGGAGTCATACTTAAGGAGATAGGCCAAGTTGTTGGCAGCTACCAAATCATTAATAGCCACCACCTGAACTGTCTTTCCAAGTAATCCCTGTTCTATGATGGCCCGGAAAACCAATCGGCCGATCCTACCAAATCCATTGATGCCAACGTTTATCATTTCGCTTTAGTCTAAAAATACATGAGCCCAAAGGAGTACATTTCTCTCTCCGGAAGAACGTCAGTGAGCAGCATGGTGGGCGCTATTGTGCTTCCAAGTGGCAACATCCTCCATAATCTTTGATGTGACCTCCTCGTGGGTCAGATGGGAGGAGTCGATGTAGAGATCCGAGAGTCCACGGTACAACCCCCTCCGTAAGTCCAAGAGGGAGGTGAATTTCTTCCATGGATTCTCCTCACCCTGAAGCAAGGGACGCTCCTTGGAGCGCATGGCACGCTCAAAAAGTGTACCCGCAGTAGCATCTAGCCAAACTACTATCCCCATCTTCCGTAGCAAAACACGGTTCTCCTCTCGAAGCACGATCCCGCCTCCAGTGGAAAGAATCATTCCCTGCTGGCCGGATAGGCGACGCAATGTACAGGACTCCCAGTTCCGAAACCCCTCTTCACCCTCGCGGTAGAAAAGGGTACAAAGAGCCAACCCGCAAGCGTCGACGATTTCCTTGTCAATGTCTATAAAACGCTTCCCTTGTGAGATAGCAAGCTGCCTACCCACTGAGCTCTTTCCCGAACCCATAAATCCAATAAGAAGAATGTTGTCCAACACTTGTCCAGGCTGCATAATCTCTTATAGTCGTTTCATTCTTACAGTTGTTGCAGACAGCTAATTGTATTAATTAATTTGCTGCGCAGGGCAGCTCCGCAATTCTACGGATCTATCCTGCTCGACGAGCAGAACAAAACTACTTTTGAGCTGCCACAGGTATCTTTTACGGTCCATAGCGTCAAGGATGGATGTGGAGACTATAATAAAAAGTGCGAGACGGGCCCTATCCCCCAGCTGGGAAGAGCTTCTCCCACATGTTCCGTTCTTTAGGGAGCTGCGGGGTTTGATGGAATTGATTATGGGGTTCTGCCTGGAAAAATAATCACCCCCCTACCCTAGGGTGCGATCTGTGGCTGCATTTGCAATGTTTTAATTGCCTAGACTAGGCGTAGGTAGTTGGTAGGCATCGCGTTCTTGATGCCGTTACTGCTACTATAGTCCTATAGGATATAGGAGGGTACTATAGGAGAGTAGAAGAAGGGACTGGAATCCCTGCTCGTACGAGAGTTAGTTCACTTCTGACAAAAAAATTCATCCCCCGTTGGTACTTCCAATATTCCAAAAAGAGAAGAGCAATAGACAGACAAGGGAGATACGATGAAAACCCATGTGGTCTCTGTAGAAACAGAAGGAGGATATGTAGAGGAGGCTGTCTATTGGCTTACAGAAGGAGAAGTAGTTGCCCTCCCTACAGAGACAGTATATGGTCTGGCAGCTGATGCCTTAAATCCGGTAGCTTGTGCTAGAATATTTGAAGCTAAGGAGCGCCCGCTTTATAATCCACTAATCGTTCACTTGCCGACAGTCAGTTGGTTAAGGTCCCTTTGTACATTCCCCCGGCTTGCGCAACGTTTGGTAGAGACTTTTTGGCCAGGTCCACTGACGTTGGTTTTGCCTCGCACCTCAACGGTGCCGGATATTGTGACCGCAGGGCAGAGCAGGGTGGCGGTACGGATGAGCGCACATCCCGTATTCCAGAAAATTGCCCAGAGGTTAGAGCGCCCTTTAGCTGCACCAAGCGCCAACCGTTTCGGGAGGATCAGTCCTACACGAGCTGTTCACGTTTTGTCTGAACTTAACGGTAGGATTCCGCTGGTAGTCGATGGTGGGCCCTGTTTACATGGTATCGAATCTACCATTGTCTCTCTTCAAGCAGATCGCCTATTTTTGCACCGGAATGGCCCAATAACAAGAGAAGAACTAGAAGCATTTTCTCCTGTGGAAGATTCCCTGGGGAAGATGATAATAGCACCAGGATCGCTTAAAAGCCATTACGCACCGAAAACTCCCTGTCAATTCTGGGACGGCGCTCCGCCACCTAGTGGGATACGAACAGGATTGCTTGCTTGGAAATCTTCTGGGGAGAACTTCTCGGTTGTCGTGCATTTAAGCCGCCGCTATGACCTTCGTGAGGCAGCGGCTAAACTTTATGTCGGCTTGCGAGAACTGGATGAATATGGAGTAGAACTTATTCTTTTCGAGCGCCTTCCTATGCAGGGAGGTTTAGGAGCAGCCATTATGGAAAGACTCACAAAGGCCACCTTGGCTTTCGGAAAGCGTTTTTTTTCCAATGGCTAAACGATACTCCGGCATCCGGACGGCAGGCATCGTGGCTGGTGCAATCCTTTTCGGAAGGATCATTGGCTTACTAAGAGAGTTGACTTTAGCATCCCTTTTTGGAGCTGGACGCAGCATGGACGCCTTTCTTACAGCGTTCCGTACTCCTAATCTTTTACGAGATTTGTTTGCAGAAGGGGCGCTATCTACAACCTTTATAACTCTTTTTTCCAGAAAAGTGGCAAAGGAGGGCAAAAAATCTGCGTGGCTCCTGGCATCTCGCGTGATTATGTGGGTCACAACATTCATGAGCACAATCGTACTGCTTGGTATTATTGGAGCTCAACCTATCGTTGGAATGCTCGCTCCTGGATTCCCTGAGCACAAAGCACAACTAACCATTTTGCTGTGTCGGATTATGTTTCCGTTCATTTTGTTGGTTTCACTGGCCGCACTGGTGATGGGAATGCTCAACGTCAGTAACGTTTTTGGCATTCCTGCCATAGCATCAAGCTTTTTCAATCTGGGGTTCGTTGGCGGAGGGGTATTTCTTAGTTGGCTGCTAGATCCCTCTTTTGGGGAAAGGTCACTAGTTGGCCTGGCTATAGGAGTTCTAATAGGTGGAGCACTTCAACTTATCATACAGCTTCCCTCCTTACAGAGGGCTGGATTTTCCTTCTATCTAGTCCGCACTTGCCAATGGCATTGCGACCCAGATCTACGGGCTATTCTAAAACTGATGGCTCCAGCTACCCTTGCTGCTAGTGCAGTCCAGGTTAATGTAATGGTTAACACCATTTTCGCCTCTTGGCTGGAAGATGGAACTATCAGTTGGTTGACTTGCGCTTTCCGCCTAATGCAGTTTCCACTCGGTGTTTTTGGTGTAGCAGTGGCAACGGTTACCCTGCCGGCGGTATCTAGGCTGGCAGCCGATAGAAAAATAACCCTTCTACGGGAAACACTAGCTAGGGCAATGCGTTTGTCGGTCTTTCTCACTCTTCCTTCAGCAGTCGGGCTTATTTTTCTAGCCACCCCTATTGTTAGCTTGGTTTATCAACACGGAAAATTTGGCCCGGATGACACCTTACATACCGCAATAGCTCTACAATTGTACGCATTAGGTTTGGTCAGCTATTCTTGCATTAAAGTACTTTTCCCTGCCTTCTACGCCCTTGGTTGCAAGTGGGAGCCTGCATTTGTTAGTCTTCTGTCTATTGGGCTCAATTTGCTTCTCAATTGGTTGCTTACTTTCCAGTTCGGTCTTGGCTATCGTGGTCTCGCACTTTCCACAGCTCTGTCGGCTTGTTTTAATTTTGTGGCTCTCTATTGCAGAATGAGGCCTTATATTGGGGGCCTGGAAAGCCTGCAGTTCATCTCTACAGTTTTACGTACGCTCGTTTCTGCGCTGGCCATGGCGATAGCCTGTTGGGGGCTAACCCATCTGGGAAGTGGATGGATTTCCTCTCCTCATCTCTGGGTGCGCGGCGTGTCGCTACTAACTATTGTTTGCGCAGCTGCCTTGTTCTACCTGGGAACATGCCGGGTTTTAAGAATGGAAGAGATCTGCTCTGTATATACATACTTACAGGCAACTTACTTATGACTTACCCGTGGGCGGCTCAAACCAGGATCGTTACTTCCCTCTCGTGGGAATAATGGATGCTAGGCGCCCCCACTCCTTGCCACCATAGAAGAATGACAAATCTACAAGGATAACCCATGGATTTGACGACATGCTTTGACGGTATTGGAAAGAAGCATAGCTATTGTCATTGGGCCTACCCCACCGGGAGATGGGGTAATCAGTGAGCACTTAGGGGCGACTTGCTTGAAATGGACATCGCCGACTAGGCGGTGTCTTGGGGTACCTGGGCATTCTATGCGATTAATTCCAACGTCGATCACTACTGCACCCTCACAAACATGTCGTCCATCGAGAAAGTGAGGGCGCCCTATGGCGGAGATGAGAATATCGGCTTGGCGGGTGATTCTTTCTAAATTGCGAGTGAGTGAGTGGACCACCGTGACTGTAGCATTTCCTCCAATTCCTTTTGACATGAGCAGAAGTGACATGGGTTTTCCAACAATTCTGCTGCGCCCTAGAATGACGGCGTGGGCGCTGCTGGTGGGGACCTGATACTCTAGGAGCAGGCGTCTACATCCGAGTGGG
This DNA window, taken from Candidatus Xiphinematobacter sp., encodes the following:
- the murJ gene encoding murein biosynthesis integral membrane protein MurJ, translating into MAKRYSGIRTAGIVAGAILFGRIIGLLRELTLASLFGAGRSMDAFLTAFRTPNLLRDLFAEGALSTTFITLFSRKVAKEGKKSAWLLASRVIMWVTTFMSTIVLLGIIGAQPIVGMLAPGFPEHKAQLTILLCRIMFPFILLVSLAALVMGMLNVSNVFGIPAIASSFFNLGFVGGGVFLSWLLDPSFGERSLVGLAIGVLIGGALQLIIQLPSLQRAGFSFYLVRTCQWHCDPDLRAILKLMAPATLAASAVQVNVMVNTIFASWLEDGTISWLTCAFRLMQFPLGVFGVAVATVTLPAVSRLAADRKITLLRETLARAMRLSVFLTLPSAVGLIFLATPIVSLVYQHGKFGPDDTLHTAIALQLYALGLVSYSCIKVLFPAFYALGCKWEPAFVSLLSIGLNLLLNWLLTFQFGLGYRGLALSTALSACFNFVALYCRMRPYIGGLESLQFISTVLRTLVSALAMAIACWGLTHLGSGWISSPHLWVRGVSLLTIVCAAALFYLGTCRVLRMEEICSVYTYLQATYL
- a CDS encoding bifunctional 5,10-methylenetetrahydrofolate dehydrogenase/5,10-methenyltetrahydrofolate cyclohydrolase, with translation MGLIDGISVAEKVHEETRIRIAALSSYGIRPGLAVILVGNQPTSRVYVRKKTEQCTRLGLYSLRLELPDTITQQELLTRIATLNDDPKIHGILVQSPTPPHLNEIEIARAIDPRKDVDGFHPINVAKLVLGDPSGLVPCTPLGCRRLLLEYQVPTSSAHAVILGRSRIVGKPMSLLLMSKGIGGNATVTVVHSLTRNLERITRQADILISAIGRPHFLDGRHVCEGAVVIDVGINRIECPGTPRHRLVGDVHFKQVAPKCSLITPSPGGVGPMTIAMLLSNTVKACRQIHGLSL